One genomic window of Phoenix dactylifera cultivar Barhee BC4 chromosome 6, palm_55x_up_171113_PBpolish2nd_filt_p, whole genome shotgun sequence includes the following:
- the LOC103702044 gene encoding 60S ribosomal protein L27a-3-like — protein sequence MTTRFKKHRKKRGHVSAGHGRIGKHRKHPGGRGNAGGMHHHRILFDKYHPGYFGKVGMRYFHRLRNKFYCPTVNVERLWSFVPDDVKAAAAGAGGSSAPMIDVTQFGYFKVLGKGMLPPTCPVVVKAKLVSKIAEKKIKEAGGAVVLTA from the coding sequence atgaCGACGCGCTTCAAGAAGCACCGGAAGAAGCGAGGCCACGTGAGCGCCGGCCACGGCCGGATCGGCAAGCACCGGAAGCACCCCGGCGGCCGCGGAAACGCCGGTGGGATGCACCACCACCGGATCCTCTTTGACAAGTACCACCCGGGTTACTTCGGCAAGGTCGGCATGCGCTACTTCCACCGCCTCCGCAACAAGTTCTACTGCCCCACCGTCAACGTCGAACGCCTCTGGTCCTTCGTCCCCGACGACGTCAAGGCAGCCGCCGCCGGCGCCGGCGGAAGCTCTGCACCGATGATCGACGTCACCCAGTTCGGGTACTTTAAGGTGCTGGGCAAGGGTATGCTGCCCCCCACCTGCCCCGTTGTCGTGAAGGCCAAGCTCGTCTCCAAGATCGCCGAGAAGAAGATCAAGGAGGCTGGCGGGGCCGTCGTACTCACAGCCTGA
- the LOC103702052 gene encoding exportin-T-like isoform X2 yields the protein MDDLEKAILLNYEPSAADPGLRAQAMAFCEQAKADPSALLRLCLDRLHRSPIVAVQFWCLQALHDALLLRYSSLSPADLLLLRSSLLSLASDCPLPPSSPSFLRNKLAQVIAALIRLEYPTLWPSPFHQLLPCLPSADPLAVDMFARLLAALDDDLLSQDYPRSPDEAAAASRVKDSMRLQCVPQIARHWFDAVSLYRSSNPDLAAAALDTMKRYVSWIDIALVANDAFIPLLFDLILASGSPEQLRSAAAGCVLAIVLKRMDPRSKLALLRRLRVSQVFAGPDLVLKLATLITGYASEALECHKTLGSEEIEGSFSLELLEEALPSVFYVMQNCEEVDSGNVVDFLSDYVSTMKSPSQQQVAYLGQILEVIRVQICYDPAYRSNLDIPDKIGREEEDQMSERRKELFTLFRSVCRVVPDGTQLFIRNLLVTALSSSEMNVEEVEAALTLFYRYGETVSEEAIRTGGGLLGELIPMLLSARFSCHLHRVVALVYLETVTRYMKFVHENVQYIPHVLAAFLDERGIHHPNLNVSRRGSYLFMRAVKLLKAKLLPFLDTILQSLQGTVAHFTSVDWMSKELKCSGSEDGSQTFEAIGLLLGMEDVLPEKQSEYLAALLNPLCQQVKALLLDSKVQALGESSAKVVTLQQIIMALNALSKGFNERLVIGSRPMVGIMFKQTLDVVLQILVMFPNVKPLRNKITSFLHRMVDILGTSIFPCLPVALKQLLVENESKDMVDFLLLINQLICKFNTSVGNLLEQIFPAIASRSFVILSNDAFSSGSGANTEAIWML from the exons ATGGACGACCTCGAGAAGGCGATCCTCCTCAACTACGAGCCCAGCGCTGCGGACCCGGGTCTCCGCGCTCAGGCCATGGCGTTCTGCGAGCAGGCCAAGGCCGATCCATCCGCCCTCCTCCGCCTTTGCCTGGACCGCCTCCACCGTTCCCCCATCGTCGCTGTCCAGTTCTGGTGCCTTCAAGCCCTCCACGACGCCCTCCTCCTCCGGTACTCCTCCCTTTCCCCCGccgacctcctcctcctccgctcctcccttctctccctCGCCTCCGACTGCCCCCTCCCCCCCTCATCCCCTTCCTTCCTCCGCAACAAGCTCGCTCAGGTCATCGCCGCCCTCATCCGCCTCGAGTACCCCACCCTCTGGCCCTCCCCCTTCCACCAACTCCTCCCCTGCCTCCCATCCGCCGACCCTCTCGCTGTCGACATGTTCGCCCGCCTCCTCGCGGCCCTCGATGACGACCTCCTCAGCCAGGACTACCCCCGCTCCCCCGACgaggccgccgccgcctcccgcGTCAAGGACTCCATGCGCCTCCAGTGTGTCCCCCAGATCGCCCGCCACTGGTTCGACGCCGTCTCCCTCTACCGCTCCTCCAACCCCgacctcgccgccgccgccctcgaCACCATGAAGCGGTACGTCTCCTGGATCGACATCGCCCTCGTCGCCAATGACGCCTTCATCCCCCTTCTCTTCGATCTCATTCTCGCCTCTGGCTCGCCGGAGCAGCTGAGGTCTGCGGCCGCCGGCTGCGTCCTTGCCATTGTCTTGAAGAGAATGGACCCCCGCTCGAAACTTGCCCTGCTCCGCAGACTCCGTGTGAGCCAGGTGTTTGCAGGCCCCGATCTCGTTCTAAAGCTCGCGACTTTGATAACTGGGTATGCTTCTGAGGCTCTGGAATGCCACAAAACGTTGGGTTCGGAGGAAATCGAGGGGTCCTTCTCGTTGGAGCTCCTTGAGGAGGCCTTGCCGTCAGTGTTCTATGTGATGCAGAACTGCGAGGAAGTGGATTCTGGCAATGTGGTAGATTTCTTGTCGGACTATGTGTCTACCATGAAGTCACCCTCGCAGCAACAGGTAGCTTACCTGGGACAGATATTAGAAGTGATTCGAGTGCAGATATGCTACGATCCAGCCTATAGAAGCAATCTTGATATCCCTGATAAGAtcgggagggaggaggaggaccaGATGAGCGAGCGCCGGAAGGAGCTCTTCACACTCTTCCGTAGTGTGTGCAGGGTGGTGCCTGATGGCACGCAATTATTTATCCGGAATCTGTTAGTTACTGCTCTCTCCTCTTCAGAAATGAATGTGGAGGAAGTAGAAGCTGCGCTGACCTTATTCTACCGGTATGGTGAGACTGTGAGTGAAGAAGCAATAAGGACGGGTGGTGGGTTGCTGGGGGAGTTGATTCCGATGCTTCTATCGGCACGGTTCTCATGCCATTTGCATCGGGTGGTGGCACTTGTTTATTTGGAAACAGTCACGAGGTACATGAAGTTTGTGCATGAGAATGTCCAGTACATACCTCATGTGCTGGCTGCTTTTCTGGATGAGAGGGGAATACACCATCCAAACCTCAACGTGAGCCGACGGGGTAGTTATCTATTCATGAGAGCAGTGAAGTTACTGAAAGCAAAGCTTCTGCCATTTTTAGATACAATTTTGCAG AGCCTGCAAGGTACGGTAGCGCATTTTACAAGCGTAGATTGGATGTCCAAAGAACTGAAATGCTCTGGTTCTGAAGATGGTAGTCAGACATTTGAG GCAATTGGACTATTGCTTGGCATGGAAGATGTGTTACCTGAAAAGCAATCTGAGTACTTGGCAGCATTGCTCAATCCTCTTTGTCAACAG GTTAAGGCATTGCTTTTGGATTCCAAAGTACAGGCTCTAGGAGAATCTTCGGCAAAAGTTGTGACACTCCAGCAGATTATCATGGCCTTGAATGCTCTTAGCAAG GGTTTTAATGAGCGGCTAGTTATTGGTAGTCGTCCAATGGTCGGCATTATGTTTAAGCAG ACACTGGACGTGGTATTGCAAATCCTTGTCATGTTTCCAAATGTCAAACCTTTACGGAATAAG ATTACCTCCTTTCTTCATCGCATGGTTGACATTTTAGGAACATCTATATTTCCATGTCTTCCTGTGGCATTGAAGCAGTTGCTTGTGGAGAATGAG TCAaaagatatggtggattttcttCTATTAATCAATCAATTGATATGCAAATTTAATACCTCCGTGGGGAACTTGTTAGAGCAGATATTTCCAGCCATTGCAAGTAGATCGTTTGTTATTCTTTCAAATGATGCGTTTTCTTCAGGGTCTGGAGCCAATACTGAG GCTATTTGGATGCTATAA
- the LOC103702052 gene encoding exportin-T-like isoform X1 — MDDLEKAILLNYEPSAADPGLRAQAMAFCEQAKADPSALLRLCLDRLHRSPIVAVQFWCLQALHDALLLRYSSLSPADLLLLRSSLLSLASDCPLPPSSPSFLRNKLAQVIAALIRLEYPTLWPSPFHQLLPCLPSADPLAVDMFARLLAALDDDLLSQDYPRSPDEAAAASRVKDSMRLQCVPQIARHWFDAVSLYRSSNPDLAAAALDTMKRYVSWIDIALVANDAFIPLLFDLILASGSPEQLRSAAAGCVLAIVLKRMDPRSKLALLRRLRVSQVFAGPDLVLKLATLITGYASEALECHKTLGSEEIEGSFSLELLEEALPSVFYVMQNCEEVDSGNVVDFLSDYVSTMKSPSQQQVAYLGQILEVIRVQICYDPAYRSNLDIPDKIGREEEDQMSERRKELFTLFRSVCRVVPDGTQLFIRNLLVTALSSSEMNVEEVEAALTLFYRYGETVSEEAIRTGGGLLGELIPMLLSARFSCHLHRVVALVYLETVTRYMKFVHENVQYIPHVLAAFLDERGIHHPNLNVSRRGSYLFMRAVKLLKAKLLPFLDTILQSLQGTVAHFTSVDWMSKELKCSGSEDGSQTFEAIGLLLGMEDVLPEKQSEYLAALLNPLCQQVKALLLDSKVQALGESSAKVVTLQQIIMALNALSKGFNERLVIGSRPMVGIMFKQTLDVVLQILVMFPNVKPLRNKITSFLHRMVDILGTSIFPCLPVALKQLLVENESKDMVDFLLLINQLICKFNTSVGNLLEQIFPAIASRSFVILSNDAFSSGSGANTEEIRELQELQRTLYTFLHVMATHDLSSVFLAPNCKGYLDAIMHLLLSTSCTHKDMLLRKLCVQIFVKLIKDWCTNNNGEDKVPGFRSFIIEKFATECCLYSLLDKSFEFRDAKTLLLFGEIVLAQKVMYEKFGDDFIIHFLSKGLPAAHCPQDLAEQYYQKLQGNDVKTLKSFYQSLIENLRQHQNGSLVFR, encoded by the exons ATGGACGACCTCGAGAAGGCGATCCTCCTCAACTACGAGCCCAGCGCTGCGGACCCGGGTCTCCGCGCTCAGGCCATGGCGTTCTGCGAGCAGGCCAAGGCCGATCCATCCGCCCTCCTCCGCCTTTGCCTGGACCGCCTCCACCGTTCCCCCATCGTCGCTGTCCAGTTCTGGTGCCTTCAAGCCCTCCACGACGCCCTCCTCCTCCGGTACTCCTCCCTTTCCCCCGccgacctcctcctcctccgctcctcccttctctccctCGCCTCCGACTGCCCCCTCCCCCCCTCATCCCCTTCCTTCCTCCGCAACAAGCTCGCTCAGGTCATCGCCGCCCTCATCCGCCTCGAGTACCCCACCCTCTGGCCCTCCCCCTTCCACCAACTCCTCCCCTGCCTCCCATCCGCCGACCCTCTCGCTGTCGACATGTTCGCCCGCCTCCTCGCGGCCCTCGATGACGACCTCCTCAGCCAGGACTACCCCCGCTCCCCCGACgaggccgccgccgcctcccgcGTCAAGGACTCCATGCGCCTCCAGTGTGTCCCCCAGATCGCCCGCCACTGGTTCGACGCCGTCTCCCTCTACCGCTCCTCCAACCCCgacctcgccgccgccgccctcgaCACCATGAAGCGGTACGTCTCCTGGATCGACATCGCCCTCGTCGCCAATGACGCCTTCATCCCCCTTCTCTTCGATCTCATTCTCGCCTCTGGCTCGCCGGAGCAGCTGAGGTCTGCGGCCGCCGGCTGCGTCCTTGCCATTGTCTTGAAGAGAATGGACCCCCGCTCGAAACTTGCCCTGCTCCGCAGACTCCGTGTGAGCCAGGTGTTTGCAGGCCCCGATCTCGTTCTAAAGCTCGCGACTTTGATAACTGGGTATGCTTCTGAGGCTCTGGAATGCCACAAAACGTTGGGTTCGGAGGAAATCGAGGGGTCCTTCTCGTTGGAGCTCCTTGAGGAGGCCTTGCCGTCAGTGTTCTATGTGATGCAGAACTGCGAGGAAGTGGATTCTGGCAATGTGGTAGATTTCTTGTCGGACTATGTGTCTACCATGAAGTCACCCTCGCAGCAACAGGTAGCTTACCTGGGACAGATATTAGAAGTGATTCGAGTGCAGATATGCTACGATCCAGCCTATAGAAGCAATCTTGATATCCCTGATAAGAtcgggagggaggaggaggaccaGATGAGCGAGCGCCGGAAGGAGCTCTTCACACTCTTCCGTAGTGTGTGCAGGGTGGTGCCTGATGGCACGCAATTATTTATCCGGAATCTGTTAGTTACTGCTCTCTCCTCTTCAGAAATGAATGTGGAGGAAGTAGAAGCTGCGCTGACCTTATTCTACCGGTATGGTGAGACTGTGAGTGAAGAAGCAATAAGGACGGGTGGTGGGTTGCTGGGGGAGTTGATTCCGATGCTTCTATCGGCACGGTTCTCATGCCATTTGCATCGGGTGGTGGCACTTGTTTATTTGGAAACAGTCACGAGGTACATGAAGTTTGTGCATGAGAATGTCCAGTACATACCTCATGTGCTGGCTGCTTTTCTGGATGAGAGGGGAATACACCATCCAAACCTCAACGTGAGCCGACGGGGTAGTTATCTATTCATGAGAGCAGTGAAGTTACTGAAAGCAAAGCTTCTGCCATTTTTAGATACAATTTTGCAG AGCCTGCAAGGTACGGTAGCGCATTTTACAAGCGTAGATTGGATGTCCAAAGAACTGAAATGCTCTGGTTCTGAAGATGGTAGTCAGACATTTGAG GCAATTGGACTATTGCTTGGCATGGAAGATGTGTTACCTGAAAAGCAATCTGAGTACTTGGCAGCATTGCTCAATCCTCTTTGTCAACAG GTTAAGGCATTGCTTTTGGATTCCAAAGTACAGGCTCTAGGAGAATCTTCGGCAAAAGTTGTGACACTCCAGCAGATTATCATGGCCTTGAATGCTCTTAGCAAG GGTTTTAATGAGCGGCTAGTTATTGGTAGTCGTCCAATGGTCGGCATTATGTTTAAGCAG ACACTGGACGTGGTATTGCAAATCCTTGTCATGTTTCCAAATGTCAAACCTTTACGGAATAAG ATTACCTCCTTTCTTCATCGCATGGTTGACATTTTAGGAACATCTATATTTCCATGTCTTCCTGTGGCATTGAAGCAGTTGCTTGTGGAGAATGAG TCAaaagatatggtggattttcttCTATTAATCAATCAATTGATATGCAAATTTAATACCTCCGTGGGGAACTTGTTAGAGCAGATATTTCCAGCCATTGCAAGTAGATCGTTTGTTATTCTTTCAAATGATGCGTTTTCTTCAGGGTCTGGAGCCAATACTGAG GAAATACGTGAACTGCAAGAACTGCAGCGAACATTATATACATTCCTTCATGTTATGGCAACCCATGACctttcttctgtttttcttgCTCCAAATTGTAAAGGCTATTTGGATGCTATAATGCATCTGCTCTTATCAACCTCTTGCACTCATAAGGATATGCTTCTTAGGAAG CTGTGTGTGCAAATTTTTGTGAAACTTATTAAGGACTGGTGCACCAATAATAATGGCGAAGATAAG GTTCCTGGTTTCCGAAGCTTTATAATTGAGAAATTTGCAACTGAATGCTGCTTGTATAGTCTTCTGGACAAGTCATTTGAGTTCCGCGATGCAAAGACT CTTCTTCTTTTTGGAGAAATTGTGCTGGCTCAAAAGGTTATGTATGAGAAGTTTGGGGATGATTTCATTATTCATTTTTTGTCGAAAGGTCTCCCAGCAGCTCATTGTCCACAAGATTTAGCAGAACAATACTATCAAAAGTTGCAG GGAAATGACGTCAAGACTCTGAAATCCTTCTATCAATCTCtaattgagaatttgaggcagcACCAGAATGGAAGTCTTGTTTTCAGATAG